A region of Scleropages formosus chromosome 2, fSclFor1.1, whole genome shotgun sequence DNA encodes the following proteins:
- the LOC108923238 gene encoding uncharacterized protein LOC108923238, with the protein MASRQDGTQQQSACPKALDVKRKEALDAFELYVPEEAEVRTVPVKMLPLSVLKRMGRLAALGKKNGLTEGDGSLTATWISPVVVRERSAPHGCGDNSAAKDRLSKLAMVSATQLFHYWLPITCSNLVAFKVLKQFLPSGHDQQNDPEKEMMQKASQVPPLHQGGPLTFTQDSIIILSGQSFLFIKKLRQAMSSRNCRQSSASCIGTLTAAERLELGSGPSCPRCGRSSSVVKGLDAESQDISEQQRFSITQNVHVALKRIAATDVGKDSGAAPVNPCSSSENQDGQMSPSIGTSTEQHSSSVAEEDASDGQALQGSEQVQVLDSGEPLEEDIGEEDLAEPALKKARLTVPSDFLSNCAELLDEGSGVCEEDGSKCEHQTRDGDTGVQGGAAAPTVENEEQQNTCGSWSEGEGQANAGDQSSHVSSYFSSSALEDTVAFDFEQLAREERINRIRERLREKEAALRRMEPLS; encoded by the exons ATGGCGTCCCGACAGGATGGAACCCAGCAGCAGTCCGCTTGCCCGAAGGCCCTCGATGTCAAGCGGAAGGAGGCTCTCGATGCCTTCGAGCTGTACGTCCCCGAGGAGGCGGAGGTCCGTACTGTTCCCGTTAAGATGTTGCCCCTGTCCGTCCTGAAGAGGATGGGCCGGTTAGCCGCGCTGGGCAAAAAGAACGGCCTGACCGAGGGCGATGGCAGTCTGACTGCCACCTGGATCTCCCCTGTGGTTGTCAGGGAGAGAAGCGCCCCTCACGGGTGCGGTGACAACAGTGCGGCCAAGGACAGGCTCTCCAAGCTTGCCATGGTGTCAGCTACACAGCTGTTCCACTATTGGCTGCCCATTACCTGTTCGAACCTTGTGGCATTCAAAGTGCTCAAGCAGTTTTTACCATCTGGGCATGACCAGCAGAATGACCCTGAGAAAGAGATGATGCAGAAAGCCAGCCAGGTCCCACCTCTGCACCAGGGTGGTCCCCTCACCTTCACCCAGGACTCCATCATCATACTCAGCGGGCAGAGCTTCCTGTTTATCAAGAAGCTGCGCCAAGCGATGAGTTCCAGAAACTGCCGTCAGTCTTCTGCATCGTGCATTGGGACTCTGACGGCTGCTGAACGCCTCGAACTTGGCAGTGGGCCGTCGTGTCCGAGGTGTGGACGCAGTAGCTCCGTTGTGAAG GGCCTGGATGCGGAGTCCCAGGACATCAGTGAGCAGCAGCGGTTCAGCATCACCCAGAATGTGCACGTGGCTCTGAAAAGAATAGCTGCCACTGATGTAGGGAAAGACAGTGGTGCAGCACCTGTGAATCCTTGCAGTTCCAGCGAG AATCAGGATGGCCAAATGTCCCCCTCTATTGGCACATCTACAGAACAGCATTCCAGCAGTGTAGCGGAGGAAGATGCATCCGATGGACAGGCTTTGCAAGGGAGTGAACAGGTTCAAGTTCTGGACAGTGGTGAACCACTGGAGGAGGACATTGGAGAGGAAGACCTTGCAGAACCTGCATTAAAGAAAGCAAGACTGACCGTGCCTTCAGACTTTCTATCAAACTGTGCTGAACTGCTTGATGAGGGCTCAGGAGTGTGTGAGGAAGATGGCAGCAAGTGTGAACACCAGACTCGAGACGGGGACACTGGGGTTCAGGGTGGAGCGGCGGCGCCTACAGTAGAAAATGAGGAACAACAGAATACCTGTGGAAGCTGGTCCGAGGGCGAGGGTCAGGCTAATGCAGGAGACCAGAGTTCCCATGTATCGTCATATTTCTCTTCGTCTGCCCTGGAAGACACAGTGGCGTTTGACTTTGAGCAGCTGGCGAGGGAGGAAAGGATCAACCGGATTCGAGAGAGACTCCGGGAAAAGGAGGCTGCTCTCAGAAGAATGGAGCCCCTCAGCTGA
- the igf3 gene encoding insulin-like growth factor 3: protein MHSLGRPARCPRARGCLPKVCCWWCGVCVLYPVLCLAALRGGAEAMKARCGRELVADLEFVCGDRGFYRGKAATSRGGTRLRGKGIVEQCCLRGCDLLDLEAYCAKPRRSRRFAPAAAPPPQATEDVNMAELRRRTGRPPKPVAAAHDGSAPQESLATLPRRGLGKARRGARWGR from the exons ATGCATTCCTTGGGGCGACCTGCACGTTGTCCGCGGGCCAGAGGCTGCCTGCCCAAG gtgtgctgctggtggtgcGGGGTGTGCGTGCTGTACCCCGTGCTCTGCCTGGCCGCTCTGCGCGGCGGGGCGGAGGCCATGAAGGCGCGCTGCGGACGCGAGCTGGTCGCCGACCTGGAGTTTGTCTGCGGCGACAGAGGCTTCTACAGAG GGAAGGCGGCAACTTCACGCGGCGGCACTCGGCTGCGTGGCAAAGGCATCGTGGAGCAGTGCTGCCTCCGCGGCTGCGACCTGCTGGATTTGGAGGCCTACTGCGCGAAGCCACGGCGCTCCCGGAGATTCGCCCCAGCGGCGGCACCGCCGCCGCAAGCTACG GAGGACGTGAACATGGCGGAGCTGCGGAGGCGAACGGGCAGACCGCCGAAACCCGTCGCTGCGGCACACGACGGATCCGCGCCCCAAGAAAGCCTCGCTACGCTCCCGAGGAGAGGCCTGGGCAAGGCGCGGAGGGGTGCCCGCTGGGGACGGTAG